The Filimonas lacunae genomic sequence TCCGCAAACTTTTCTTTATTGCATCCTGCCAGCAGTAACAAAGACAGCAGGTATACAAATACTTTCTTCGTTAACATATATCAATGTTTGTACGTTTTGAATAATAAAGGTTTAAAAACTGGCGTTCAGTGAAAACCCATAACTGCGTATGTAGGGTATGCCGGATGTTTCTGTAGAAGCACCGGAACCACTATCATTAAAGCTAACCGGGTTTACATGGTCTTTAGCGCTGTTGTACAGATAAAACAGGTTGTTGCCAATAACACTTACCCGTAAGCCATTGCATTTGAACTTGCCGGCAATTTTAGCGGGCAGGTCATAACTGATAAAAGCCTGCTGCACCGATACCCACGAAGAGGTGAAGATGGCTTCTTCCCGTATGCCGTTACCCCAGCTATGTGTGTTGCTATAGTAGCTGTTGGAAGATGTGGGGTTTACCCAGCCTTTATCATACGCTTCTTTCATGGTCATGCCCGACAAATCATGTGTTTGACCGTCCAGCCCTTTTACAGAGGTGCCGCGTTGATACACGCCATCTATAATTACTCCGTTCTCCATTTGAGCGCCGGCGGAGTTGACATAGGATAAACCTCCCCTCTCCTTGGTACGGTAAGGCAGCGTGCTTTTGGTGCTGCCTACCCACTGACCAAAATCGGAAGCATAGGAATATACCATGCCGCCATATTTGGCATCGAGCGTTACGCTGAACTGGAAATTTTTATAATTAAATGTGTTACGCAGGTTGCCTAAGAAATCAGGATTCACAGAACCCAGCACTGGTTGCTTATCCAGCCCATCAGCATAGTTAGAGGCCCTTACATAGTAAGAAGTGTAGGCACTGGCAGCAGCCAATACCCGTTTGCCGTTTTTGCTGTCACTGATGTTGTTGCCACCTGCATCTTTAGCCTGGTAACGTGCATAGGCATACCGGGCCGTTAAAGCGCCATATTCGCCTCCCGCCTTCGCTATTACATCATAACCGTCTCCACCGCCAATTCTTACGCTTTGTGCGCCTAATGGCAGGGTTACTACGGTGTTACGGTTACGGGTATAGTTAAAGGCCACATCCCACGAAAAGTTCCTGGTTTTTACCGGTGTGCCAAACAAATGCAGTTCAATGCCCCGGTTGCGTACCAGGCCGCCATTCACCAACGCCCTCGGTACCCCGGAGGTAGCGGGCACATCAAATGAAATGATCTGGTTTTTGGTATCCTGTGTATAAAAGGTGAAATCACCGCCCAGCCGGTTATGCAATAGTTTAAACTCCAGCCCTGTTTCAAACTTGATGCTTCTTTCCGGAATCAGGTTCTGGTTAGGTAGCTCATTTTCTTTATACTGGTAGTTGGTTACAGAGGTGCCATTCCTGTCTACATAAGGAGCATTGGCTTTATAAGCACCTGTGTTGGCTTTGTAGGCCATGGTGCCATTGCCGGACGATACATAAGATACCCTTAATTTACCATAATCTATCGCCTTAGGTAAAGCTGCTTTAAACGCATCTGTAAAAACCCAGGCTACATCTGCACCCGGGTAGAAATAAGAAAAATGCCCATGCCCATCATTGTATACCAGGGTGGAGTTCCAGTCATTTCTACCGTACAGGTTCAGGGTCAGGTAATCTTTAAAAGCAATGCTACCCTGAAAAAATGCAGAGCTTAATTGTGTTTTGTTCGGTGGATCTTCTGTGATAGTGGCTGCGTCTTTGGTGTTAGACAGCCGGTAAACATCGGGCAGGATAGCGCCATTTGTTTTATAGTAGGCATATTTGCTGCGGGAGGTATTGAGCTCAGCACCCGCCTGCAACATAAAGTTTAATTCATTGATTCTTTTGGTAACATTGAAATTACCTCTGTAACGGCCTACTGTTACATTGCGGATAGAGGACTGATATTCAGGGTTCATAAACCCTGCATTGCGGCCCCGCAGGTGTCCTTCATAATTCTGACCCAGATAGTTGACACTGGCATTGCCCTGAAACTCCAGCCAGTTAGTGAGCGCCGCCTTTATATCCACGCTGCCCCGGAGGTTGTTTTCGGCTTGTGTCAGCTTGTCTTCGTATAGAATGTATAATACCGGGGTAAGTCCTATAATATCATCTTTAAAAGAACCCCCTTCCTGTTCATTGATATAGTGGGTGTTCCAATAATCCATATCATAGTTGCGTGCGGCCCAGGCTGTATTGCGCAACAGGCCATTCTCTCCCTGATTATTGGGGTTGTAGGCATCACTTTTTACATAGGATACATTCGCATCTACCATTACCTTATTGGCCAGGCGTTGTGTGCCGCGGAAGCTAACGCTATTGCGTTTGAAATTATTGTTGGGAGTAACGCCATTGGAATACAGGTTGGAATAAGATAAGCGGAATGTGCCTTTTTCATTACCACCCGATATGGCCACATTGGCGTTATTGGTAAAGCCCTGTCTAAACAGGCTTAGTACATCATTAGATACATTCTTCCGGGTTAAACCGGTAATGTCTTTTACGGTTTGGCCTGCTATAGGCGGGCCGTAATTATAAAAATAGTTGGCGGGATTAATTTCCAACGTGCCATCGGCGCCTGTTATAAAATCTTTGGTGTTAGAGCCACCACCAAACTCATTTTGTAAGTCCATGGTTTTATAGGCCTTGTCCCAGAGGGCGCTTTCCGAAAAGCTGATGCCTAAACCCTTTTGCGAAAATCCCTTTTTAGTTTTGATATAGATAATGCCATTGGCAGCCCGGCTGCCATATAAGGCGGTTACAGCACCGCCTTTTAACACGCTTACCGATTCTATATCATCCGGGTTCAGGTCTTTTAAGATATTACCAAAGTCCTGATCGCCACCCCGGTTGGGTATCACCACATCCTGATCCATTACAATATCATCTATTACCACCAGGGGCTGGTTGCGGTAAGGATCGAGCGATGCGCTACCCCGGATTAAGAAACGAGTAGTAGCCTGCGGGCCGGCAACCCCCGATTGCACCTGCATGCCGGGCACCATGCCCTGCAACCCGGCAATTGGGTTAATAGGATTGTAGCGGCGTATATCTTCACCTGCTACCTGTGTTACAGCATAGCCCAATCCTCTTTTGCTACGCTTTTCGCCAAAGCCGGTAACCACTACTTCATTTAAATTGCCGGCGTCTATGGCCAGCGAAACTTCCAGTATATCTTTTCCCTGTACCTGCACACTGCGTTCGCGATAACCTACCGCGCTAAAAACCAGCACGGGTTGGGGTATGCCTGCCGGCAGTGTTACCTTAAAAAAGCCGGACTCATCTGTAATGCCTTTCAGTTTGGTTCCTTTTACCTGGTAATTCACAGCCACTAATGGCTGTCCGGTGCTGTCGCGAACCACACCGGTAACCACCCGTTTATCCTGGGCAGTAAGCAAACTACTCCACATACAGCAGAGCAGCAGAAGAAAAAACATGCGGACTGTCTTCTTCATAGCAGTTTGTATTTTAGGTGAATAATAAATACATAGCTGCCTGGTGCTGGATAAGCCGCAAATAGTTAACTCATGTATATACCCTTTAATTGGCGGTAAGCGCTATGTATTTATTACTTCTCATGTAAGTGTCGTCCAATAAAATAGAATCGTAGTTTTCCATTACCAGTGCTGCCGCTCCGGTTAGTGCTGCTTCATGTCCCAGGTTCGATACCACAATATTTGTATGTGCGCTCATCCTGGGAATACAATGTTCATTTAAAGCTTGTTGAATAGGCGCCTGCCATATTTTACCCGCTGCCGATCCGCGTCCACTCAGGATAATGGTTTCGGGATTCATTAAATGAATCAATACCGCTACCCCCCTGCCTATATTGTAACCGGCTTCTGATAACAGTTCTACTGCAAACCGGTCGCCACCGGCAGCTGCATTCATAATGGCATCTGCATCCGGCTCCAGTTGCTGTTGTTGCAGCCAGCGCGTTAAAACGGTTTGTTTACCTGCTTCTATACCCTTGTAGGCTTTCGCTATTACTATTTGTAAAGATGTTTCTGTTTCCAGGCAGCCTGTTTTGCCACAGCTGCATAAACGCCCATTCATAAATAAAGGGATATGGCTCAACTCCCCGGCAAATCCATTGTGTCCTCTGAACAATTTCCCGTTTACAATCATGCCCAGCCCTATGCCCCAGCCTATGTTTATTACCATAGCGTGCTGTTGCTCCCGGGCTACTCCAAAACGTAATTCGGCCAGGGCTATCAAACGTGAGTCATTATCAATAAACACCGGCAGTTGTAACTGACGGCTGATATATTCTTTTACCGTTTCGGGTGCTGTTGCTAAAAAGGTATAATTCACTCCCAGCACGGCATCTACAAAGCCGGGCATACCCACGCCCACGCCTATAATATATTGGCGGTTTATGCCCGATGCGGCAATCGCTGCTTCAATCTTCTCTGTTAATAAAAACAAAGCCTGTGCATTGTCTGCCAGCGGTAATGTCATTTTTACTACCGGTTGCACCTGTTTGTTTTGCATGTTCAGCACTGCAATACGGGTGGTGAACTGGTCTGCCGCAACAGATACTATATAAAAAACATCTTTTTTAATGCAGTACATGGCTGCACGACGCCCACCTGTACTTGGGGCTTGCCCACTCTCCAGCACATATCCTTCTTTTATTAAATCGTTCAATAACCGGGTAGTGACCGGCAGGCTTTTTTCAATAGCAACGCTTAGTTCGGCACAGGAAAGCATATCAGCAAAATACAAATGCTTTAATACCTTTCGTTTATAAAGGCCTTTTTTACTCATCATAAAGCAGCTGTTTGGTAAGCCTTATTAAATATATAATATACTTATTAAATTATTTAATAAGTGTAAGCCCGGAATGAGAAAGATGCTGTTGCAGTTTATAAAATATGCTATAAAGTATTCATTATCAGCAATAACGACGCGAGGGAACACTTTGAGAAATTGGGGGAACATTAAAAAAGGACGCAACCCTGCAAGAAGCGCCCTTATGGCTATCTTATAAAACAATTACATCCAGTCCGAACAAAATCGGTAAAACGCATTGCGCAAATCAAGCCAGTGTTTTTCTACTTTAGAATATTGGTCTTCTAACAGGTTTAACTGTTTAGGTAATTTTGTATTGATGTAAGCGGCATAGTTCTCTGCTTCTTTGGCAACAGCGGCGACTACTTCACTAATATGATTCAGAAGTTTGTCAATGGTGTCGGACTGCCTGTTGAACTCTGTTTCGTAATGTGCTACCTGGGCCGGTACTTCCATGGCCACATTACGGGAAGCAATATCATTGAGGCGGTGCCTGAGAATTACTGCTTCTTCCTTATAAAATCTTAACGAGCGTGACCAATCATTACAGGCACTGTTCCAATGACGAATATTCATACTTCTTGCTTTTTATACTGCAAACAAACACCCTTTCGCCTGCCGCAAAAATGACCAGCGTCAGGCTTCATTTTAATATTCGTCAGTATATATACTATGCCCTACATGCTGTATAATGCCTGATAGCAACTAATGTTGCGATGTTATCGGTAACATTTTTTAGAAAAGAATAAGCTGTACACCGGCCCTGCCTGGACGAACCTGGTAGCCTGGATAAGTTTTAATTATAATTGTTTTATGAATGAGAATTAATTTAATCCTTTCCTGTACCCTATCGAGGTAACATACTAATGTGGAGGGGCTTTGATTAAAAAATCCTTATAACAATATTTATTATTTGGATTGTAATAGAAAAGTGTAGTACTTTTACTTCAGAAACAGCGGTTAACGCGTTCTAACTCAAATCAGATTATTTTCACCTTATTATAAACTAGGTGTTTTTCATAGGTTAGCAACGGCCTGCCTTGTCTAAGGCTCAGGCCTATTTTTTTTAATATACCTTACTGCAAAAACTTTCTTCTCTCCGCAATTCCCTTGATTATCTTTGCCGCATTTAAATTCAGCGGATGTTGAAAAAATGGTGGCTACATGTATTCCTGTTATTATTATTGATTCTGTGGGGTAAAGCCTACGCATCCGATTCACTCACTACCCTGCTGGACAACGCTGTTCATAACAAACAGCAATATGCGGCACTGAAAGAGCAGCGCATAGCTATGCTCCATCACAACATAGGCATCTTTCCTCCCAACCAGTATAACAAGGCGCTTTACCAGGAGTACCGGAAATACCGGTTGGATAGCGCTATCTATTATGTACAGCAAAACCTTAACCTCGTTAATAGCCCCCACAACGTCACCGAAAAAGCAGAAGCGGTTTTGCAACTGGCAGGTCTGTATTCCAGCCTGGGCAAGTTCAGGGAATCGGAACAGATGATTGCTTCTGTTAACCGGCAGCAGCTACCCGCACCCCTATTACCGCTTTATTACGAAACCTACCTGCGCTTTTTTGAACATTACACTACTAATAACTACAACGGTAGCTATGTAACACATATTCGTCATTACCGCGATTCGTTGTTGCAGGTGCTGGATGCTACCCTTCCCGATTATATTATTTACCAGGCACAGCAGGCTATGGACAGTGGGTTAATCAGCCAGGCACAGCAAAGGCTGGAAGGGGCGTTGATCACTATCAACCCGCAAAATGAGGTGTATGCCATGGTCACTTACCTGCTGGCTATTATTCACCGCAAACAACACCATCCGCAGCAGGAGAAATATTATTTCACCCTCAGCGCACTGGCCGATACCCGTAATGCCGTGAAAGACCAGGCTTCAATTATGGATCTGGCTTTGATTGATTATGCCGCGGGTGATATTGACAGAGCTTATTTATATACTCAGTCGGCTGTAGAAGACGCCCTTTTTAGCAAGGTGCAGTTTAGAACCGTGCAAATGGCGCAGTTTTTTACGGTTATCAACGGTGCTTATCACCAGCGCGAAGCACAGCGTAAAGCACAATTGCAGCGGTTTCTTTTTGCTATCAGCTTATTATCTGTTTTCCTGGTAATAGCAGTGATATACGTATATAAGCAGATGAAAAAAGTGTCGGCAATGAAAGAAGAGCTGTCGGTAAGCAGCAGGCAACTGGCCGCACTTAACAGTCAGATTACGCGGCAGAATACCGAACTACAGGAAACCAATGCCAGCTTGCAGGATGCCAACCGTATTAAAGAAGAGTATATCGCTCACTTTTTCGACCTCTGTTCGGCTTATATTAATAAACTGGAAAACTACCGCCACACCCTCTACCAGAAAGCTACCGGTAAAAAAACGGAAGAGCTGATTCAGCTTTTGCGCAGCACTACGGTGGTAGATACCGAAGTGGAAGAATTGTACCGCCACTTTGACAATATCTTTATTAACCTCTATCCCGGCTTTATAAAAGATTTTAATGCATTGCTACTGCCCGACGAGCAGGTTGTGTTAAAACCCGGTGAATTGCTGAATACTGAACTGCGCATTTTTGCACTGATACGGCTGGGCATTACCGATAGTGTAAAAATTGCGGCCTTCCTCCGTTACTCGCTAAGCACTATTTATAATTATCGTACCCGTGCCCGTAACAAAGCGGCTGTTTCGCGGGAAGAATTTGAAATTATGGTGATGAGAGCAGGCAGTCTACAATCAAAATAGGTGTAATTACTTTTATATTTTACTACTTTTTCATGCCTGGGGGAGTGTGTCAACAGGTTGATAATCAGATGTGTATTAATTTGAAATTACTACTTTTTCCTTTTACAAACGGATATACGCCTGCAAGCGCGCTAGTTTTAATCCTTCATTGAATCAACCACAGTTATGTTTAGAAAAAGGATTACGCTTGCCGCAATACTGGCCCTTGCCTTAACCGGCGCCCGGGCACAGTTCAATACTCCTGTTTACCTGGATGATAGCAAACCACTGAAAGAACGGATGGAGGATGCGCTTTCGCGCATGACGCTGGAAGAAAAGATTGCTTTCATTCATGCACAATCTAAATTCAGCTCACCGGGTGTAACCCGCCTGGGTATTCCTGAAAACTGGATGACCGATGGCCCACACGGTATTCGTAGCGAGGTGTTATGGGACGAATGGGATCAGGCCGGATGGACAAACGACTCCTGTATGGCGTATCCTGCCCTTACCTGCCTGGCTGCCAG encodes the following:
- a CDS encoding SusC/RagA family TonB-linked outer membrane protein, which encodes MKKTVRMFFLLLLCCMWSSLLTAQDKRVVTGVVRDSTGQPLVAVNYQVKGTKLKGITDESGFFKVTLPAGIPQPVLVFSAVGYRERSVQVQGKDILEVSLAIDAGNLNEVVVTGFGEKRSKRGLGYAVTQVAGEDIRRYNPINPIAGLQGMVPGMQVQSGVAGPQATTRFLIRGSASLDPYRNQPLVVIDDIVMDQDVVIPNRGGDQDFGNILKDLNPDDIESVSVLKGGAVTALYGSRAANGIIYIKTKKGFSQKGLGISFSESALWDKAYKTMDLQNEFGGGSNTKDFITGADGTLEINPANYFYNYGPPIAGQTVKDITGLTRKNVSNDVLSLFRQGFTNNANVAISGGNEKGTFRLSYSNLYSNGVTPNNNFKRNSVSFRGTQRLANKVMVDANVSYVKSDAYNPNNQGENGLLRNTAWAARNYDMDYWNTHYINEQEGGSFKDDIIGLTPVLYILYEDKLTQAENNLRGSVDIKAALTNWLEFQGNASVNYLGQNYEGHLRGRNAGFMNPEYQSSIRNVTVGRYRGNFNVTKRINELNFMLQAGAELNTSRSKYAYYKTNGAILPDVYRLSNTKDAATITEDPPNKTQLSSAFFQGSIAFKDYLTLNLYGRNDWNSTLVYNDGHGHFSYFYPGADVAWVFTDAFKAALPKAIDYGKLRVSYVSSGNGTMAYKANTGAYKANAPYVDRNGTSVTNYQYKENELPNQNLIPERSIKFETGLEFKLLHNRLGGDFTFYTQDTKNQIISFDVPATSGVPRALVNGGLVRNRGIELHLFGTPVKTRNFSWDVAFNYTRNRNTVVTLPLGAQSVRIGGGDGYDVIAKAGGEYGALTARYAYARYQAKDAGGNNISDSKNGKRVLAAASAYTSYYVRASNYADGLDKQPVLGSVNPDFLGNLRNTFNYKNFQFSVTLDAKYGGMVYSYASDFGQWVGSTKSTLPYRTKERGGLSYVNSAGAQMENGVIIDGVYQRGTSVKGLDGQTHDLSGMTMKEAYDKGWVNPTSSNSYYSNTHSWGNGIREEAIFTSSWVSVQQAFISYDLPAKIAGKFKCNGLRVSVIGNNLFYLYNSAKDHVNPVSFNDSGSGASTETSGIPYIRSYGFSLNASF
- a CDS encoding ROK family protein, giving the protein MMSKKGLYKRKVLKHLYFADMLSCAELSVAIEKSLPVTTRLLNDLIKEGYVLESGQAPSTGGRRAAMYCIKKDVFYIVSVAADQFTTRIAVLNMQNKQVQPVVKMTLPLADNAQALFLLTEKIEAAIAASGINRQYIIGVGVGMPGFVDAVLGVNYTFLATAPETVKEYISRQLQLPVFIDNDSRLIALAELRFGVAREQQHAMVINIGWGIGLGMIVNGKLFRGHNGFAGELSHIPLFMNGRLCSCGKTGCLETETSLQIVIAKAYKGIEAGKQTVLTRWLQQQQLEPDADAIMNAAAGGDRFAVELLSEAGYNIGRGVAVLIHLMNPETIILSGRGSAAGKIWQAPIQQALNEHCIPRMSAHTNIVVSNLGHEAALTGAAALVMENYDSILLDDTYMRSNKYIALTAN
- a CDS encoding DUF6377 domain-containing protein; amino-acid sequence: MLKKWWLHVFLLLLLILWGKAYASDSLTTLLDNAVHNKQQYAALKEQRIAMLHHNIGIFPPNQYNKALYQEYRKYRLDSAIYYVQQNLNLVNSPHNVTEKAEAVLQLAGLYSSLGKFRESEQMIASVNRQQLPAPLLPLYYETYLRFFEHYTTNNYNGSYVTHIRHYRDSLLQVLDATLPDYIIYQAQQAMDSGLISQAQQRLEGALITINPQNEVYAMVTYLLAIIHRKQHHPQQEKYYFTLSALADTRNAVKDQASIMDLALIDYAAGDIDRAYLYTQSAVEDALFSKVQFRTVQMAQFFTVINGAYHQREAQRKAQLQRFLFAISLLSVFLVIAVIYVYKQMKKVSAMKEELSVSSRQLAALNSQITRQNTELQETNASLQDANRIKEEYIAHFFDLCSAYINKLENYRHTLYQKATGKKTEELIQLLRSTTVVDTEVEELYRHFDNIFINLYPGFIKDFNALLLPDEQVVLKPGELLNTELRIFALIRLGITDSVKIAAFLRYSLSTIYNYRTRARNKAAVSREEFEIMVMRAGSLQSK